ttttttaatatataaaggaGCAGATAAAGGATTCAGACCAAGAGAACAATTAAAGGCTCAGAAAGAGTGCACAGCAGAACAGTGTTGTAAATATTCGACATTTTGATAATTTTTCACATTTATCAAGATACTGAATTTGAGTTTTTTTATAATCCTTTAGctatatattcatatttttagTAGGTGACCCTCGAAGGAAAAAACACCCTTGTATAAGATAACACGTCCACTGCTGAACTGCAGCACACAAAAAGtgtgctattatttttctgacatatttttatatattaaacaCCATAAGTGAGATTAACTTGACATTTCTCGCACAGCTCAACACATTTCTACAACTTTAGAGTGTTTAGCCGAATCAGCACACAATTTGGTATACGCCTTCAGGAGACGAACAAGCACGTGTCTCAAATTTGAGTAAGATTAGTTAAAAAACATGATCACATGCTATACGATTTAGGCAGTAATTATTTATAATTGGAAATAAATCCATACATCATGTGTTATtacatttgtcattattcaatttaatataaattatatttaatcatttattcaattaattttaaaatgtattttaaatgtgctgtataaatgaTTAAGTTGAACTGAACTGATTAAActtattgattttattatttcatgatatAAATAATAgttgattttattatttcatgatttaaataatagattattttattatatggtggaacaggggttagtgcatgtgcctcacaatacgaaggttcctgagtagtcctgagttcaatcccgggctcagggtctttctgtgtggagtttgcatgttctccctgtgactgcgtgggttctctccgggtactccggcttcctcccaccgccaaaaacatgcacctggggataggttgattggcaacactaaaaaattggccctagtgtgtgaatgtgagtgtgaatgttgtctgtctatctgtgttggccctgtgatgaggttgcgacttgtccagggtgtaccccgccttccgcccgaatacagctgagataggctccagcaccccccgcgaccccaaaagggacacgcggtagaaaatggatggatggatggatgattttattatttcatgatttaaataatggttgattttattatttcatgatttaaataatggatgattttattatttcatgatttattgattaatttaattattcattaaattaatggcACATTAAAGCAATTATTTAAAGATTACTTTATTTAATTTAGTTAATTTGGCCCTTGTCGGCGCATCACAAATTTATTTTATCAGTCAAACCTCGCTGTcaaaagtcagtgggcggggtcCCAACAACTGATTGGTTAGCTGGCACTTCCACTCACAATGATTGGACTATTGATTTGTGGTAGCCTCAGCACTGAATGTGATGTTTTCACGCTCTCTCACCCTCGAGGAAGCTGGAGTGCACCAGTGAATTTAATGGGGAAAGTCTAAAATTTATGGCGGCCCTTGCCTCTTTCCGATGGTCATacagccaaaaccaaacattgtaaaaacattttagccagggttaaagtagacaagtgtgtaAACAAACTGAGATATTAAGCTCCGAGGTACGTGAAAGAAtgactgagctacaagaggaggtaatcaTGCTCTTTTTGCGTTTTTCTCAAAGCAATCCTCCATTAAAAGGGTGTGTACCAATTGAATTggcccctctttttttttttttttttttttactcctaaatagcgtcgccatggtaacacgaaacatTCCCAACTATACATAACGCTTTCTAACGGTACAACATATGTAGAGGTTCTTTGGTCGGTTCGTCTCGCACTAATTGCGGCAGAATAAGATAGAGGAACCATAATAACATTTGAAGAATGagaaataataatatgggctgcttgctaaACATTCACTGCTGCTGTGCAGCATGTGGACGCCGCCATCATCGTCTTCAACAGGTCCTTCCACGACACAGCCATCAttgtcttcagcgggtccttccaCTACGCAAACATCATCATCTTCAGCGGGTCTTTCCAAAACGCAGCCATCATCATCTTCAGCGGGTCTTTACACGCCGCCGCCATCTTCAtcttcagcgggtccttccacgacgccgccatcttcgtctccggtgagtcctcccacgacgccgccataCTCGTCTCCAGTGGGCTCATCGCCGCCTTTTGTCTTGGACTAAGCGCCAGCTTTCCTGCCGCACAAGGTGCCATCAGGCGCTCATTGGCCCTCTTTGGCCAAGAATGTGGACGTTGCATGGACGCCCTCCGCGCTATCAGCAGCTAGGCCCAGGACCCGGGCATGGACGATGGCGGCTGCTGGTGCGGCGTGGCTTCTTGCGTCCGCCACCTCGTCAGCCACagatgtggccgttccgtggtcgcccgccttgcCAGCCCGCGGCGGTGGTCTACTTGTCGCCACCGCCAtgtgactcttccccgctggttgcgaggACATATGGCCAGGCAACCCACCAACTACTCCTCCCTCTGCCCTCCCGTAACTTTGGactttcgttttttgtttttctgggacgtctggaatccgtcccttTAGGGggttactgtcatgatccgttgcccgggtcatgtgTTGTTTAGTTTAGTAATTCCTTAGTTGTTGGTTATTTCTGGttcagcacccttgtttgttttctttgttgcctGCCTCTGATAAGTGGTCggtacgctcacctgctcccggtcactaatcagagagctatttattcctaccTCGCGCCACACTCTTCCTGGCAGTCTTGTTCGCAACACGCGACAGATACGTTAAATAAATACTTGCCTTGCTTCTTGCTCCTTTTGTTGGCTAGTCTATTGCCATAGCTTCTCGAGCCATCCGCACGTGTTTCTTTTTTTGTGTACTTGTCCTGCTTGTTTAAATAAACTATCCTTCTTACCTGCGCGATGCTTCCTGAtgtccatctgcatcttggggaaacgaccccTGCATAAACATGCGACCCAGACGTGACAGACACATTTGATAACACATGTATGCATTTAATttcaattataataatttaatGATCCTAACACCCAATGCTATAACACCTGATTGGTTGGCTGGCACTTCCACTTGCAATGATTGGACTATGGATTTgtggtaactagagatgtccgataaaatcggcctgccgatattatcggttgataaatgcattaaaatgtaatatcggaaattatgggtatcggatttcttattatcggtatcgtttttgtttttgttttttttaattaaatcaacataaaaaacacaagatacacttacaattagtgcaccaacccaaaaaacctccctcccccatttacactcattcacacaaaagggttgtttctttctgttattaatattctggttcctacattatatatcaatacagtctgcaagggatacagtccgtaagcacacatgattgtgcgtgctgctgttccactaatagcactaacctttaaccgttaattttactaattttcattaattactagtttctatgtaactgtttttatattgttttactttcttttttattcaagaaaatgtttttaatttatttatcttattttattaatttaaaaaaaagtaccttatcttcaccatacctggttgtccaaattaggcataataatgtgttaattccacgactgcatatatcggttgatatcggtatcggttgatatcggtttcggtaattaaagagttggacaatatcggaatatcggatatcggcaaaaagccattatcggacatccctagtggtaACCTCGCCCATTGACTGAGAAATagttaattaaattgtgaaacaattaaatcaataatttgttaaataaataaatgtaattttacattaaataaattaacaaCACACTTTTATAATACATTCATGTATTTAGATTATTAaaatttaatgacacatttaaagtaagtatttatttcattttgtcccatttggcccagCATCACGTTTAAGCCGCCATCAGATATGAGATGTGCTAGCGAACTAAAGTGCTTGTTCAAACGTCTGATCGGTGAGGCAGAGGACGCCGGTGGAAAATGTCTACCTCGGCCAAACCTAATGCACCTTGAGGCTTGTCAGCAAAGCTTTAATGCAGCGTGTGCGAATATAAAACCACGGCAGCTTCCTCCGTGAGAGAATCTGGCGAGCCAACAACGCCACCATGCACGCGAGGCCATGTCGGCCGCCCTCACTGTGGACGCTATTTTGTTTGGGCTGCTGGTGTTTTGTGGCATTCTGGGAAACATCCTGGTCATCTACGTGGTGAGACCAACTAAAGCGTCATGTTGAGGTGAGCGGTTGTGCTTATTCCCCCTGGTCTTCCTCACAGGTGGTTCAGGCTTCCACCCAGAGTCCATCGAGGAGACTCCGTCCCTCGGACACCATCTTGGTGCACCTTTCGCTGGCCAACCTTCTCACCTCGCTGTTTCGCACCGTTCCCATCTTTGTGTCGGACTTGGGCTTGAACGTGAGTCTGTCTCCGGGTTGGTGTCGGGTCTTCATGCTGCTGTGGGTGTGGTGGCGAGCGGTGGGCTGCTGGGTGACCTTGACGCTCAGCGTCTTCCACTGCACCACCCTCAGGCGGCATCAAGTCAACTTCGGACCCCTGGCCCAGCAGCGGGAAAGGCGTCGGGTGTGGATCGTCCTGGGGATAGTGTGGGGTGCCAACCTGGCTTTCTCGGTCCCGGCTCTGGTCTACAGCACCCATGTCCATGGCAACGCCACCGTGGAACTGATGGTGATCAGCTGCACCACCCGGCCTCTGCTGGGCTGCATATGGGAGTTTCCCTCCAGCCAGCAGGGAGCGGCGTTCGCCTCCGCCTCGCTGGCCCTCAACGAAGTGCTGCCATTGGTGCTGATGGTATTCACCAACTTGGCCACCCTGCACTCTCTGGCCAAGCACATCAGAGCGGTGACGGCGGCCGGGGAGCACGGCGAGCTGGACAAACACGTGTCCAGCGAGCGAAAGGCGGCGCACGTCATCATGTTGATGGTGTCGCTCTTCGTGGtatgctgggtgctgcaggtgGCCGCTGTGACCTACTACAACCACGACAGGGGGCATCACGCCGAGGGCCTGCTGACCGTGGCCCACTTCTCTGCCTCGCTGTTCGTGGGCTTCTGTCCAATGGTCGTTGCCCTGGGGCACGGAAAGCTGCGGAAGAGGATCGTGGGAATGGCGATGAGCTGGTCCGGACTTCTTAAATGGCACCGCACCAACACTAAAGCGCCACCGGCTGAGGAGCAGAAAAAACAAACGGTTTTTGTTGTTCACAAGCAGAAAACTCACAAAAGTGAGAGTTAAAGCATGGTGAGTATTATTAGTCAATCATCTTTGTTCATTATGTCCTTTACAGGGGCCTTGCCCATTTTACAGGGACAATTCAGTCAATAATGTCACATCTGTACACTGCTGGCATGGAAACCGGAGTTCAGAACTTTCAggacaaaaatatataaattggAAAAAAATCTAATTCAAATGAGTcctttaaagttaaaataccactgatagtcatacacacactaggtgtggtgaaattaccctctgcatttgaaccatccccttgtaccaccccctgggaggtgataggagcagtgagcagcagcgctggccATGCTCAGGaaccattttggtgatttaacccccaattccaacccttgatgctgagtgccaagcaaggaggtaatgggtgtaatttttatagtctttggtataactcggccagggtttgaactcacgacctactgatctcagggcggacactctaaccacaaggccactgagcaggctatgTTGCGACTTACATATTTTAACTAATAGATTACGTTTAGGATTTCCAACGCAAATAATCTGAAATATATTTGCTGCACAAATATCCCTGAagttaataaatataaattaaaaacaataaaaataatcatcatcattagattaattaatattatcattattttaccTTATTAATAACCATACAGAAAATAAAAGGAATAATAAGAAGCACTTTATGATAAATTCTTATGAgttataaataacaaataaaatgttatgagttatttagaaaaatattagCACCCAATCGTTAATGTCATAAATAACTAATAATGACTATTGATGAAAATGATTAGGTGAATAATTGACGTTTAATTATTAtcacaatgttatgaattattaataatcaattttaacCTAGTgtttgcaaataatgtgttgtttgaTTTTCAATCCAAAATTAACAATGCATCAACAAAATGAATCTCTTCAGTTGAATTTGATCTGATTAGGTACACTTAAATCCAAGATAAGCGCTGCAAAAATGAAATtgatttaaactatcattttatTTAGTATGGTATCTTAATAATCATAcagaaatgcatatatatatattaagcagCACTATGATTATTTGATATGAATGATTAATAACTGTTTATTACAAATGTTATGAgttattatgaataataatagCACCCCATCATTATTAATGTTTTGAATCCTCAATAATTATTATCTATGAAAATTATTAAGTTAATAATTACTACTCAATAATTAATACAACCTTATGAATTATTAATAACTAATTACAAGACAAGTGTATGCCAATAATGTGTTACACTACATCAACAATATTGGAGTTGAATTTGATGTGAAATCACAATACTAGGTACACTTAATCcactgcaaaaaaagaaaaaggattgGTAATACTGTACAGATATTAGCTGCTTAAATAATCCAAATATTCCAAACAGTGAAGTTTATCGTCTTGATGCGAggctggtgtacctaatattgtgtctgGCGTTCCTGCATCAGTGAGAGAGCACAGAGCGGATGAAGGAACGTAGCCGCCGGTGGCCCACCGCCAGCACCATGGGCGACATGGCGATGAAGATGATGTTGGCAAAGCGAGCGATGACCAGGAGGAACTCTGCCGACGAGCCGCGGTTGTAGTTGAAGTAGTTGACAGAGATAATGCTGGTGCCCCATGACACAATGAAGAGCATGATAAGGGCGAGGATCACCTGCACAGGAACAGTGAGCACCTGATATCAATCAACGTTTAGAGGACAAACTACGACACCTGCTTTGTACCCTTGGTAGATTTTTCTTGTGtatttaaacaataacaaaacagcATACTGATAATTTGAAGGGGGTGTGTCTTTATGCAGATAGGAGCAGGGGTGTAGCCTATACCCTCGCCCCCTGACCGATCACAACAGAGTAGGCGTGGTCGGGGAGTCACTCAGTTCTCCTTCAAAACATAAAACAttcctgcaggatgaatttgaggaccagtcatagacaatttagagtgaaaagcaaattttattttcactcgcatacaaaacattccaacttagattgtttccctggcttcgagactctcctgaaggacagtgaggcgaagacacaacaaactcccttcttgtctctcatggacacacacctgttgttgttttcTTTGGACTGACTGCCGGCTGCAacaacaccaaggccgcggaacagagacacgcggcaggctttcacacacacatgcatccacaaaaaatatgcaaataCCTTAGGGGTGATAgaccaccgtagcccccactccctcccttctgttgcaagtctcgagttgtatgttgtaatatatatatgtgctttgctatggagtttttttccccactccagactgggcccccttagaagCCCAGTCTCGATTGTATTttctttactcatcctcccccagcgttgacttttttctcatcttttacagggcgccttctggcaacccatcagcgttccagtgctgtaaccctgtacactgtttatttgtctaatcttgaacgggtttgtgctgaaaacaaagttttgttgtacttgtgcaatgacattaaagacctacctacctacctacctacctacctaaatACTCAACTCACCTTGGATTGGCTGATTTTCGTCCACATAAGTGGTTGTCGGCATTGCCGGAAGTGAAACATTTGAACATTGATTTGTGATTTTGTCCGCAGGCACAATGAAAATGATGAGGTAATAAAGGATTTTTGTTCGTTGACATGGTTTTTCTCAATTTGTGCATATCTCTGTTAAGATTATTGTGTATTCATATAATATTTTATACTTTTATCAAACAAGGCTGCATGTACATCAGTTGTAAGTCCTTActaatgaagtgaattaattaactcatatcatGGTTTGCTTATGGTGAAGATTTATATCCAACTTGGGGAAGGTGAACCACCAAGTTtcattaaatagtggtatttcagtttgagcacataataagataaggccccttagtttgatattcccaggtggattggatcacttctcgtaggaaaagaggctctaattgggacttcggaatgcaaaagtgatagctgtatccttgagaaaagactacctgtctagctcaaagcctacatttaagttatgacttaaatgaGTTGTTTTTCAGACACTGTCtcatgaacatctccttacatggtcaagTTGTGTTCTTCTGAATCAACACACACCCAGACGCAGGAAGAAGGGATATAAGACTGTGGTTCGGCCTCTCCTggttaggagtccttcattttttgacTTAGcctcctccgggtactgcagacctgtttaatgacgctcgcttgtgataaagcaactttttgtcttCGACGTCTCGTTTGATCCAGCCACACTGCcgtgtaaccctaaccctgccgggagggggtgacaagaccagaaatacacttcactaCAAAGACACAAATCTTTCTTCTGGTGGCtaaatgaaataaattaaattgGTTTATTTTGTTGCTGTGGTAGAATCAAGGTTACCGGTattactgccatgcttttattttgaagcctatTTTGCACTGAGCAGGAAGTGCTTGTTTTAATGCTGTGTAACTATACAGTAGTTATGTTGCTGTTGTGATCATGATGACATTAACACTAATGTAACTCATGTTGACATAAACCAGGGGTGACAAACGtatggcccgcaaacaggttttatctggcctgtgggatgagtttgctaagtataaaaattagtggaaatttttgaatgaaagaaactgctgttcttaatgtgtccactaggtgtcgcaatagcaattttttgtatctttgtagattatgctacataggtaaaaaaaacaataaaccacCTGATGTtattgcaccagtcgaggaaaatgagcaaactacataaataacatcctgtaatttgattttgatataatttttttatcttgatagattgaaaattaacaccaatgagttgactgatgaacattatcacataatttattcagaaagtataaataaggacaaataaaggtagaatactattaaccgcaacatgtaagtgtaaaaaaatacaacaacgttatgatttgtacattttcagaatgtgattgttctatttttaaacaaagaaaacaatctgaagttgtgtttacttctaagttattgtgccgtgattttatcagtccggcccacttgggagtagatttttctccatgtggcccccgatctaaaattagtttgacactcctgatttAAACGGACCCCTTTTTTATATACTCATTGGGTCAACACGAGCGGTCCATTTAAATAAAAACGGTTAATAATATCAAAGCGGTCGCTGTTTCGTTTCCTATTTCAGTATACGGCCTTCAGTGGAACAAATGTATGGACATTCGAAGAAAACGTTAAACGAAATGTTCTCACCTTGGCTGCTCGTCTCTCAGCCGGCACTCGCTTGATGACGTGGGTGTCCTGCACCGACTTGCGAACTCTGCCGTGCGTGTAGAGCGTGTAGAGGGAGCCCAAGTTGGTGAAGGCCATCAGAATGATGGGGATGGTCTCATGGATCACCATGGAGGTGG
The DNA window shown above is from Nerophis lumbriciformis linkage group LG38, RoL_Nlum_v2.1, whole genome shotgun sequence and carries:
- the ora4 gene encoding olfactory receptor class A-like protein 4: MSAALTVDAILFGLLVFCGILGNILVIYVVVQASTQSPSRRLRPSDTILVHLSLANLLTSLFRTVPIFVSDLGLNVSLSPGWCRVFMLLWVWWRAVGCWVTLTLSVFHCTTLRRHQVNFGPLAQQRERRRVWIVLGIVWGANLAFSVPALVYSTHVHGNATVELMVISCTTRPLLGCIWEFPSSQQGAAFASASLALNEVLPLVLMVFTNLATLHSLAKHIRAVTAAGEHGELDKHVSSERKAAHVIMLMVSLFVVCWVLQVAAVTYYNHDRGHHAEGLLTVAHFSASLFVGFCPMVVALGHGKLRKRIVGMAMSWSGLLKWHRTNTKAPPAEEQKKQTVFVVHKQKTHKSES